The following are from one region of the Candidatus Acidulodesulfobacterium ferriphilum genome:
- a CDS encoding iron-containing alcohol dehydrogenase → MESLNINVFNPVRIHFGNGFINNTGKIAKKYSNLAMIITGKTSMQKSGVLDRLVKILKDEGVKQVIYDKITPNPTIDEIDEAARIAKEKGVGLIIGLGGGSPLDSSKAIAVAAKGNIPVWDYLKTPAAAALPVITIVSTSGTGSEVNRYSVMTNPKTKEKPGFGYECMYPKEAIIDPEIMTSMPPYVTATTGFDVFVHVLEAFTGKMRNAFSSAYCMQAFYLLKDNLIKAYNEPNNPEARGNMALASALAGLAIDLSGVGIIHALEHPVSGNYPNVAHGAGLAALTVESMKYNLEACKRDFMLIAHHLGVKRAGKSDDEYAYALIEKIEEILKSINLNVRLKDLGVEKDRLPKMAKEAFATMGFAAQNNPKDVDEKAALRLLELSY, encoded by the coding sequence ATGGAATCTTTAAATATCAATGTTTTTAATCCGGTAAGAATCCATTTTGGAAACGGATTTATAAACAATACTGGAAAAATTGCCAAAAAATACTCAAATCTTGCAATGATAATTACGGGCAAAACCTCTATGCAAAAATCGGGCGTCCTTGACAGGCTTGTAAAGATTTTAAAAGATGAGGGGGTTAAGCAGGTAATATACGATAAAATAACTCCTAATCCAACAATAGATGAAATAGACGAAGCTGCCCGCATCGCAAAAGAAAAGGGGGTCGGCTTGATTATCGGACTCGGCGGGGGGAGCCCCCTTGATTCCTCTAAGGCTATAGCGGTTGCCGCAAAGGGAAATATTCCCGTGTGGGATTATCTTAAAACACCGGCCGCGGCCGCCCTGCCTGTCATAACAATCGTGTCAACCTCGGGAACGGGAAGCGAGGTAAACAGATACTCCGTAATGACCAATCCGAAGACAAAGGAAAAACCGGGGTTCGGCTATGAATGCATGTATCCGAAAGAGGCAATAATCGACCCCGAAATTATGACTTCTATGCCCCCTTATGTTACGGCAACCACCGGTTTCGATGTTTTTGTCCATGTTCTTGAGGCTTTTACGGGCAAAATGAGAAACGCCTTTTCCTCTGCTTACTGCATGCAGGCTTTTTATCTTTTAAAGGATAACTTGATTAAGGCTTATAATGAACCGAATAATCCGGAGGCAAGGGGAAATATGGCTTTAGCCTCCGCTCTTGCGGGTCTTGCAATCGACTTATCGGGCGTAGGCATAATTCATGCGCTGGAGCACCCCGTTTCAGGCAATTACCCGAATGTCGCCCACGGAGCAGGTCTTGCCGCATTAACGGTAGAATCCATGAAATACAACCTTGAAGCATGCAAAAGGGATTTTATGCTCATAGCCCATCATCTCGGCGTTAAAAGGGCAGGGAAAAGCGACGACGAATACGCCTATGCTTTAATAGAAAAAATAGAGGAAATTTTAAAATCGATTAATTTAAATGTCCGCTTAAAGGATTTAGGGGTCGAAAAAGACAGACTGCCTAAAATGGCTAAAGAAGCTTTTGCCACTATGGGATTTGCCGCACAAAACAACCCAAAGGATGTTGATGAAAAGGCGGCTTTGAGGCTGCTGGAATTAAGTTATTAA
- the rlmD gene encoding 23S rRNA (uracil(1939)-C(5))-methyltransferase RlmD encodes MEIIKIDSLAYKGYGVGRVNDKVVFVGCACPGDTLKIEIYDEHKNYAFGRIVEIINPSQKRIAPICKHFGICGGCDYLHIPYEEELYWKTEIFKAEFNKTFKDFGFKDFENVNLIKGFKTQNYLNYRQKIGLKISPPLIGFYKKLSHDVEGIEYCHLAKEGVNELLKNARNVLLSGNYRDNFLNEIYSVTLTDTGLKNITFSLKNRIPNLRQNYDLTFKDIIERTGADNVFVELKQKKGNKEDKKIIKYSRDRDKNDNNLRGKGNYFMLKGKKFAYDLPSFIQVNREQNENIIEKVTAYIKNLNENRRIYFDNALDLFCGYGNITLFLADYAKMVTGVEADPFSVELGEKNLKLNDIKNINFVMSNAGDFLEKAKKRGINYDLIVLDPPRAGIKGLAPKVAGLNPSSVIYISCDSMTLLRDLRAFVETGYLIEQINLIDMFPRTYHMEHIAFLSRKR; translated from the coding sequence ATGGAAATAATAAAAATAGATTCCCTGGCATATAAAGGTTACGGCGTCGGAAGGGTTAATGACAAGGTTGTGTTTGTAGGTTGCGCCTGCCCGGGGGATACTTTAAAAATAGAAATTTACGATGAGCATAAAAATTACGCCTTCGGCAGAATCGTTGAAATTATAAACCCGTCGCAGAAAAGAATTGCCCCGATTTGCAAGCATTTCGGCATTTGTGGAGGATGCGACTACCTTCATATACCGTACGAAGAAGAACTTTACTGGAAAACGGAGATTTTTAAAGCGGAATTTAACAAGACTTTTAAAGATTTCGGATTTAAAGATTTTGAAAATGTTAATTTAATAAAAGGTTTTAAAACTCAAAATTACCTTAATTACAGGCAAAAGATAGGGTTGAAAATTTCCCCTCCTCTTATCGGGTTTTACAAAAAACTGTCCCATGATGTCGAGGGCATAGAGTATTGCCATCTTGCGAAAGAAGGGGTGAACGAATTGTTGAAAAATGCAAGGAATGTACTCTTAAGCGGCAATTACAGGGATAATTTTTTGAACGAAATATATTCCGTAACGCTGACGGATACCGGATTAAAAAATATAACCTTTAGTTTAAAAAATCGTATCCCGAACCTGCGCCAAAATTATGATTTAACCTTTAAGGATATAATAGAAAGAACGGGGGCAGATAATGTTTTTGTTGAGCTTAAACAGAAAAAAGGGAATAAGGAAGATAAAAAGATTATAAAATATAGCAGGGATAGGGATAAAAACGATAACAATTTACGCGGCAAAGGGAATTACTTTATGCTAAAAGGCAAAAAATTTGCGTACGACCTCCCGTCTTTTATCCAAGTCAACAGAGAACAAAATGAAAACATAATAGAAAAGGTAACGGCGTATATTAAAAACCTTAATGAAAACAGGAGAATTTATTTTGATAACGCCCTCGATTTATTTTGCGGATACGGAAATATCACTTTATTTCTGGCGGATTATGCGAAAATGGTTACGGGGGTTGAGGCAGACCCCTTTTCCGTGGAGCTTGGAGAAAAAAATCTTAAATTAAACGACATTAAAAATATTAACTTTGTAATGTCGAATGCGGGGGATTTTTTGGAAAAAGCGAAAAAAAGGGGAATAAATTATGACCTGATAGTCCTTGACCCTCCGAGGGCGGGAATTAAGGGATTAGCGCCAAAAGTAGCGGGCTTAAACCCGTCGTCCGTAATATATATATCGTGCGATTCCATGACGCTTTTAAGGGACTTAAGGGCGTTCGTCGAAACGGGATATTTGATAGAACAAATTAACCTGATAGATATGTTTCCAAGAACATATCACATGGAACACATTGCGTTTTTAAGCAGGAAACGGTAG
- a CDS encoding Uma2 family endonuclease, protein MNKVFLSQGYKEHIANNSEPKKECSVQLLGTLPLRTDYTVLDYYALPEGSPYQLIEGELIMTPAPTRHHQSISRNLEFLILNHVKKNNLGFVYDAPIDVYLDDNNAFQPDIIFISNNNKFIMEDKGILGAPDLVIEIASPSTMGYDISAKQRVYERCGVKEYIMVNPMEKSVSVFLPENKNIHNNTGNEPENKPNFICHKIDLKENKTLHIKTLDLKIDLEEVFKPDI, encoded by the coding sequence ATGAATAAAGTATTTCTATCCCAAGGATATAAAGAACATATTGCAAATAACAGCGAACCAAAGAAGGAATGCTCCGTTCAATTGCTTGGAACACTTCCGCTTCGCACCGATTATACCGTATTGGACTATTATGCTCTTCCGGAAGGAAGCCCCTATCAACTTATAGAAGGAGAGTTAATAATGACACCCGCACCCACAAGACACCATCAGTCAATATCTAGAAATCTTGAATTTTTAATTTTAAACCATGTAAAGAAAAATAATTTAGGTTTTGTTTACGATGCTCCGATAGATGTGTATCTTGACGATAATAATGCCTTTCAACCCGATATTATTTTTATATCTAATAATAATAAGTTTATTATGGAAGATAAGGGTATTCTGGGGGCGCCGGACCTTGTAATAGAAATCGCATCGCCGTCAACTATGGGTTATGATATAAGCGCCAAACAAAGAGTTTATGAAAGATGCGGCGTAAAAGAATATATTATGGTAAACCCTATGGAAAAATCCGTATCGGTATTCTTACCCGAAAATAAAAACATACATAACAATACCGGCAACGAACCTGAAAATAAGCCTAATTTTATCTGTCATAAAATAGATTTAAAAGAAAATAAGACGCTGCATATTAAAACTTTAGATTTAAAAATAGACTTAGAAGAGGTTTTTAAGCCCGATATCTAA
- the pstS gene encoding phosphate ABC transporter substrate-binding protein PstS — protein sequence MEKRNFKKFFGGLAAIGIIFLVSVFVAGCAKSKAPSAKSKGPSGTITISGSTMLYPLNSVWAVEYHKLHPNVTVSVAGTGSGFGISNAANGNITIGASDAYLTKEFKKRYPNLVNVPVALDDAQVIYNIPGIPNDVNLKMTPQLVADIYLGKINNWDNPIFKKLNPQYKFPNLHIFVVHRADASGTTFDFTSLLTDTSKTWANKVGRSLSPSWPVGSGYLGSDAVVAAVKSTSGAIGYVGLGWILEYHLSSAAMLNKAGNYVVGSVETIAAAANSALAQGDFPADFDKSIVWNVSAKNAYPDSNFEFWMIRKKQPDPSTTATIKDLVNWALGPGQASKYTVTTGFAPLPKSVMGNVKKLLAQVE from the coding sequence ATGGAAAAAAGAAATTTTAAAAAATTTTTTGGAGGTCTGGCGGCAATCGGTATTATTTTTCTCGTATCGGTTTTTGTTGCAGGATGCGCAAAGTCTAAAGCTCCAAGCGCGAAGTCAAAAGGTCCGTCGGGGACTATCACGATTTCAGGTTCCACGATGCTTTACCCGTTAAATTCCGTTTGGGCTGTCGAGTATCACAAGCTTCATCCGAATGTTACCGTTTCCGTCGCAGGTACCGGTTCAGGTTTCGGTATTTCTAACGCGGCTAACGGCAACATCACTATCGGGGCATCCGATGCTTACCTTACGAAAGAGTTTAAAAAGAGGTATCCGAACTTAGTGAATGTTCCCGTCGCTCTTGACGATGCGCAGGTTATTTACAACATTCCGGGAATACCGAACGATGTCAATCTTAAGATGACTCCTCAATTAGTCGCGGATATTTACTTGGGCAAGATTAATAATTGGGACAATCCGATATTTAAAAAATTAAATCCGCAGTACAAATTCCCAAACCTGCACATATTTGTTGTCCACAGGGCTGACGCGAGCGGAACTACATTTGATTTTACGAGCCTTTTAACCGATACTTCCAAAACATGGGCAAATAAAGTCGGAAGAAGCCTATCCCCCTCATGGCCTGTTGGAAGCGGATACTTGGGAAGCGACGCCGTGGTTGCCGCCGTTAAAAGCACCTCGGGAGCAATCGGCTATGTAGGCCTCGGATGGATTTTAGAATATCATCTTTCAAGCGCCGCTATGCTTAACAAAGCGGGTAATTATGTCGTGGGTTCCGTGGAAACGATTGCCGCAGCCGCTAATTCTGCCTTAGCACAGGGCGACTTTCCGGCTGATTTCGATAAATCTATAGTCTGGAATGTTTCGGCAAAAAATGCCTATCCCGATTCAAACTTTGAATTCTGGATGATTAGAAAAAAACAGCCGGATCCTTCTACCACCGCAACGATTAAGGATTTAGTAAATTGGGCGTTAGGACCAGGACAGGCGTCAAAATATACCGTAACAACAGGTTTTGCGCCGCTCCCGAAATCCGTTATGGGTAATGTTAAAAAACTTCTGGCGCAGGTAGAATAG
- the rfbA gene encoding glucose-1-phosphate thymidylyltransferase produces the protein MKGIILAGGSGTRLYPITLSVCKQLLPVYDKPMIYYPLSTLMLGGIRDILIITTPGDVDKFKAIFGNGNDLGLNISYKEQVSPGGLAEAFIIGEDFIGKDDVCLILGDNIFYGHGIPDKFNYAREIINKKGGGVIFTYYVEDPQRYGVIEIDDDEKVLSIEEKPQNPKSNYAVTGVYFYDNDVVNIAKELKPSERGELEITDVNNIYLSGGRLNAITLGRGYAWLDTGTAESLLDASKFIEMMEKRQGLKIGCIEEIAYKMNYISVEELEKLSNKCIKSGYGGYILKIAEGEKNKNKNKSPI, from the coding sequence ATGAAGGGTATCATTCTTGCAGGAGGCAGCGGAACAAGGCTTTATCCCATAACCTTAAGCGTTTGCAAACAGCTTCTTCCAGTTTATGACAAGCCGATGATTTATTACCCGTTGTCAACCCTTATGCTTGGCGGCATCAGGGATATTTTAATAATCACGACCCCGGGCGATGTCGATAAATTTAAAGCTATATTCGGCAATGGAAACGACCTGGGGCTTAATATAAGCTATAAAGAGCAGGTTTCACCCGGCGGGCTTGCGGAAGCCTTTATCATTGGAGAAGATTTTATAGGCAAAGACGATGTATGTTTGATTTTGGGCGATAATATTTTTTATGGGCACGGTATCCCCGATAAATTTAACTATGCAAGAGAAATTATAAATAAAAAAGGGGGCGGCGTCATATTTACATATTATGTCGAAGACCCTCAAAGATACGGAGTTATCGAAATAGATGACGATGAAAAAGTTTTGTCGATAGAGGAAAAGCCCCAAAATCCAAAATCGAACTATGCCGTTACGGGCGTTTATTTTTACGATAATGATGTTGTCAACATAGCTAAAGAGTTAAAGCCTTCCGAAAGGGGAGAACTTGAGATAACCGATGTAAATAACATATACTTGAGCGGCGGGAGGCTTAATGCCATTACGCTTGGAAGGGGTTACGCATGGCTTGATACGGGAACGGCTGAAAGCCTCCTTGACGCGTCCAAGTTTATCGAGATGATGGAAAAAAGGCAGGGGCTTAAAATCGGGTGCATAGAAGAAATTGCTTATAAGATGAATTATATATCCGTAGAAGAGTTGGAGAAGCTATCTAATAAATGCATTAAAAGCGGCTACGGCGGGTATATTTTAAAAATAGCAGAAGGTGAAAAAAATAAAAATAAAAATAAATCGCCGATTTAA
- the rpmB gene encoding 50S ribosomal protein L28 produces MSRVCSICGKGIQYGNKVSHANNKTKKVSYPNLHEVKAVVNGSNKRIKVCAKCLKAGKVIKAA; encoded by the coding sequence ATGTCAAGAGTTTGCAGTATCTGCGGAAAAGGCATTCAATACGGCAATAAGGTTTCACATGCCAACAATAAGACAAAAAAGGTGTCTTATCCAAATTTGCACGAAGTTAAAGCCGTCGTTAACGGTTCCAATAAAAGAATCAAGGTTTGCGCAAAATGCCTGAAAGCGGGCAAGGTCATAAAAGCCGCGTAA
- a CDS encoding chloride channel protein, with protein MPSLKKTFIKAKTNLKRKIILFQDNSIFYFSRWIFFGVLIGIIAGIGAIVFNSLIRLFRFIFQVSLAHYYSPRPGLLGQTGAPPNTVAIHWVIPLIIMFGGLLSGLLVYTFAPEAEGHGTDAAIDAFHNKDGFIRGRVPIIKTLASAVTLGSGGSGGREGPVAQIGAGFGSVLATYLGLPVPDRRTMLVAGIGAGIGAIFKSPLAGAMFGVEVLYSEMDFEGGALMLSIIAAIVGYSIYAYFYAGFSPVVLTPMFTYSRPIILIFYAVLGIFLAFMGNFYVRFFYFVHDIFKKINIKPHFKPMLGGALVGIIAYFFPEIMGVGYGWLQLAVLGKLTIITLILLGFFKIAATSFTISSGGSAGVYAPSLVIGGAFGGAIGGIFHILFPQLVLASDIAPFVLIGMGGFFAGAAKTPISSLLMVSEMTGSYGLLPPLMLVSAITFVASGKKSIYSKQKRNRMESPAHFKDYLIKPLQRYSVKDVMEEGSAAKPIDPDMPLYEMIKIFFNSNFFMHPVIDKTGKIVGTIKYDKIKNIMLTSPDDSRLAKDIMDPPPIPRIKINDTLDIAVHSFFRKNADELIIVDEKGDYRGILRKRDVVLAIEGGQKI; from the coding sequence ATGCCTTCTTTAAAAAAAACATTTATAAAAGCTAAAACGAACCTCAAAAGAAAAATAATATTATTTCAAGACAATTCCATTTTTTATTTTTCGAGATGGATTTTTTTTGGAGTGCTGATAGGGATTATCGCCGGCATCGGCGCCATAGTTTTTAATTCGCTAATAAGGCTTTTCAGATTTATATTTCAGGTAAGTCTGGCTCATTATTATTCTCCGAGACCCGGGCTGTTAGGTCAGACGGGAGCGCCTCCGAATACGGTGGCAATTCACTGGGTAATTCCTTTGATTATAATGTTCGGCGGACTGTTATCAGGTTTATTAGTTTATACTTTTGCGCCGGAGGCCGAAGGGCATGGAACGGACGCGGCTATAGACGCCTTCCATAATAAAGACGGGTTTATCAGGGGAAGGGTGCCGATAATTAAGACGCTGGCGTCCGCCGTTACGCTCGGTTCGGGCGGTTCCGGCGGAAGGGAAGGACCTGTTGCGCAGATTGGGGCGGGATTCGGTTCCGTTCTTGCAACTTATTTGGGACTGCCTGTTCCCGATAGAAGAACAATGCTTGTCGCGGGGATAGGGGCAGGCATCGGCGCGATTTTTAAATCTCCGCTTGCAGGCGCAATGTTCGGCGTAGAGGTTTTGTATTCCGAAATGGATTTTGAAGGCGGGGCGTTAATGCTTTCTATTATAGCGGCTATTGTGGGATATTCCATTTATGCCTATTTTTACGCTGGTTTTAGTCCTGTCGTGTTAACTCCTATGTTTACTTACTCAAGGCCGATAATTCTAATTTTTTATGCAGTTTTGGGGATTTTTCTCGCCTTTATGGGAAATTTTTATGTAAGATTTTTTTATTTTGTTCATGACATTTTTAAAAAGATAAATATTAAACCCCACTTTAAACCTATGCTCGGCGGCGCGCTGGTCGGCATAATAGCTTATTTTTTTCCGGAAATTATGGGTGTCGGTTACGGCTGGCTCCAGCTTGCCGTTCTGGGAAAATTGACCATAATAACTCTTATACTCTTAGGGTTTTTTAAAATTGCGGCAACCTCGTTTACTATAAGTTCGGGCGGTTCCGCCGGGGTTTACGCTCCTTCATTAGTTATAGGCGGAGCGTTCGGAGGGGCAATCGGGGGGATTTTTCATATTTTGTTCCCGCAGCTGGTACTCGCTTCCGATATTGCGCCGTTTGTTTTAATAGGCATGGGAGGATTTTTTGCAGGCGCCGCAAAAACCCCAATTTCATCCTTATTGATGGTTTCGGAGATGACGGGAAGCTACGGGCTTTTGCCCCCTTTAATGCTTGTTTCGGCAATAACCTTTGTTGCAAGCGGTAAAAAAAGCATTTATTCCAAGCAAAAAAGAAATAGAATGGAATCCCCCGCCCACTTTAAAGATTATTTGATTAAGCCACTTCAAAGATATTCGGTTAAAGATGTTATGGAGGAAGGTTCGGCGGCTAAGCCTATAGACCCCGATATGCCTTTATACGAAATGATCAAGATTTTTTTTAATTCCAATTTTTTTATGCATCCCGTCATAGATAAAACAGGTAAAATAGTCGGGACGATTAAGTATGATAAGATAAAAAATATAATGCTGACTTCGCCGGACGATTCAAGGCTTGCAAAGGATATTATGGACCCGCCGCCCATACCGAGAATCAAGATAAACGACACGCTGGATATTGCCGTACACAGCTTCTTTAGAAAAAACGCGGACGAACTTATTATAGTCGATGAAAAGGGCGATTACCGGGGAATCTTAAGAAAGCGGGATGTCGTGCTTGCCATAGAAGGAGGGCAAAAAATTTGA